The following proteins are co-located in the Indicator indicator isolate 239-I01 chromosome 33, UM_Iind_1.1, whole genome shotgun sequence genome:
- the CNKSR1 gene encoding connector enhancer of kinase suppressor of ras 1, with protein MEPLGAWGPARVAAWLRGLDPAVQGYPFEAWGLAGSQLLGLSSGALEALGVWRLGHQELLLEAVEQLRALDAGLASTSLRTLTERLQELAQGIQGLVLGGAPAGSDPHPPSLGLLSRVVDLVGAAKGLFSWLNRYLFSTLNDFSASRDIVLLCAQLAETLQADCPAAERDSKILWICQHIVGICESILGCSPPALLDCRAVLQRVGLQRLPGPQHSPPVSPHTPTLPLDLWGSHPESPDTPTLPTSPGASPPMSPDTLTLPSDLLGGPLPLVTAPLGLEVTSTSSCLHFVSAATPEALAAQGGRILPGDEIVQVNEQVVVGWTHSNLVKKLREKASGVVLVLKRIPLPLPCSPLPPRQQLPGTVLDTADHPGPRSSECPGSPVSLTSSAAADLESGPDSAPDLGSDEEDREDERDLGLPRAAVGELLGLPGCGAQEEASWEGGTSLGTPPGTSPGTLAAAEPCTTELSPTVAPTAGSGGAEHGPGEGSPQTGRRPKGVATRLSRRRVSCRDLGRVDCDGWLLKKKDHVGFMAQKWKRCWFVLKGHTLYWYHHPSDEKAAGLLNVATYDLESTREQKKKYVFQLSHERFKPFIFAAETLSDLSMWVSHLITAKTKYALAHQSVPDKEEDCYSETEAEDPDDESPRPGCDSPKKRLQNTLEKSQLLSGSSQPSSTASSPQGSPRPCSPMDPAGEDLECLMRCLRQGGVSLLGRQQFLTQEQCRKSFIRRTRNPKVNEKVHTVRALQSTLKAKLVELQALEQLLSDAALTSEKFSRWKEEHQELYQELQEWWAPQQGQDSNGGLKSEHGPHREAAEP; from the exons ATGGAGCCCCTGGGTGCCTGGGGCCCTGCGCGGGTGGCTGCCTGGCTGCGAG ggctggaCCCGGCGGTGCAGGGCTACCCCTTCGAGgcctgggggctggcagggtcccagctgctggggctgtcgTCGGGGGCACTGGAGGCGCTGGGCGTGTGGCGCCTGgggcaccaggagctgctgctggaggctgtggagcagctgcgAGCCCTG GATGCAGGGCTGGCAAGCACCAGCCTGCGGACACTGActgagaggctgcaggagctggcacagggcaTCCAGGGCCTGGTGCTGGGGGGGGCACCGGCAGGGTCTGACCCCCACCCACCCTCCCTCGGGCTCCTGTCCCGCGTTGTTGACCTGGTCGGTGCTGCCAAGGGACTCTTCTCCTGGCTTAACAG GTACCTCTTCTCCACCCTCAATGACTTCTCGGCCAGCAGAGACATcgtcctgctctgtgcccagctggcagagACGCTGCAGGCG GACTGCCCTGCAGCTGAGAGGGACAGCAAGATCCTGTGGATT tgccagcacattGTGGGCATCTGTgagagcatcctgggctgcagcccccCGGCGCTGCTggactgcagggctgtgctgcagcgtGTGGGGCTGCAGCGGCTCCCtggcccccagcacagccccccgGTGTCCCCCCACACCCCAACGCTGCCTCTCGACCTGTGGGGGAGCCACCCAGAGTCCCCTGACACCCCAACGctgcccaccagcccagggGCCAGCCCCCCGATGTCCCCTGACACCCTGACGCTGCCCTCTGACCTCCTGGGGGGTCCCCTGCCACTCGTCACTGCCCCACTG GGTCTCGAGGtcacctccaccagctcctgcctgcactttGTGTCTGCAGCCACTCCAGAG gccctggctgcccaggggggccgCATCCTGCCCGGAGATGAGATCGTGCAGGTCAACGAGCAGGTGGTG GTGGGGTGGACCCACAGCAACCTGGTGAAGAAGCTGCGGGAGAAGGCGAGTggagtggtgctggtgctgaagaggatccccctccccctgccctgctcacccctcccccccaggcAGCAG CTCCCAGGCACAGTTTTGGACACCGCAGATCATCCTGGCCCCAGGAGCAGCGAGTGCCCGGGCAGCCCTGTGTCCCTGACCTCCAG tgctgctgctgacttGGAATCAGGGCCGGACTCTGCACCAGACCTTGGCAGCGACGAAGAGGACAGAGAGGacgagagggacttggggctgcccagggcggcggtgggggagctgctggggctgcctggctgtg GTGCGCAGGAGGAGGCATCGTGGGAGGGTGGCACCTCGCTGGGCACCCCACCGGGCACCTCACCAGGcacccttgctgctgctgaaccttGCACCACAGAGCTCAGCCCCACAGTAGCCCCCACGGCAGGGTCTGGGGGTGCAGAGCACGGCCCTGGGGAG GGCAGCCCCCAGACAGGACGCAGACCTAAAG GAGTGGCGACCAGGCTGAGCCGCCGGCGAGTGTCCTGCCGGGACCTGGGCCGGGTGGACTGCGATGGGTGGCTCCTGAAGAAGAAGGACCACGTGGGCTTCATGGCCCAGAAGTGGAAGCGGTGCTGGTTTGTGCTGAAGGGCCACACACTCTACTGGTACCACCACCCCAGC gatgagaaggctgcagggctcCTCAACGTGGCCACCTATGACCTGGAAAGCACGAGGgagcagaagaagaaata TGTGTTCCAGCTCTCCCATGAGAGGTTCAAGCCTTTCATCTTCGCTGCAGAAACCCTCTCTGACCTCAGCAT GTGGGTCAGTCACCTAATAACAGCCAAAACCAAGTATGCCTTGGCCCACCAGTCAGTCCCAGACAAGGAGGAAG ACTGCTACAGTGAGACTGAAGCTGAGGACCCTGATGATGAGTCCCCCAGGCCAGGATGCGACTCG CCAAAGAAGAGGTTGCAAAACACCCTGGAGAAATCCCAGCTCCtctcaggcagcagccagcccagcagcacagccagcagcccccagggcaGCCCCCGGCCCTGCTCACCCATGG ACCCCGCTGGGGAGGATCTGGAGTGCCTGATGAGGTGCCTGAGGCAGGGGGGGGTGTCCCTCCTCGGGCGGCAGCAGTTCCTGACGCAGGAGCAGTGCCGCAAGTCCTTCATCCGGCGCACCAGGAACCCCAAGGTCAACGAGAAGGTGCACACCGTGCGGGCCCTGCAGAGCACGCTCAAG GCCAAGCTGGTGGAGCTGCAGGCTTTGGAGCAGCTGCTCAGTGATGCTGCCCTCACTTCAGAGAAGTTCTCACGCTGGAAGGAAGAGCACCAGGAGCTgtaccaggagctgcaggagtggtgggcaccacagcagggccaggacAGCAATGGGGGGCTCAAGTCTGAGCATGGCCCCCACAGAGAGGCAGCTGAACCCTGA
- the C33H1orf232 gene encoding uncharacterized protein C1orf232 homolog, translating to MTQGFWRLYKAKVLQTLGGVQADGVLREEGDTPELMETDESPALMEEGPSPMSQLARKVQGVGARGWRTLSSLFTREDEHQLLSPEPCADHPLAASPSEPPPSEKAPGFWDLFATKWQQASGPDKRVTPPEPSESPGEPPGDDDSDLREPEEGAFHWGFLAGKLAEIRNKSAPKGN from the exons ATGACCCAGGGCTTCTGGAGGCTCTACAAGGCCAAAGTGCTGCAGACCCTGGGGGGAGTGCAGGCAGATGGAGTGCTGCGGGAGGAG GGAGACACCCCCGAACTGATGGAGACAGACGAGAGCCCTGCGCTGATGGAGGAGGGACCCAGCCCAATGTCCCAGCTGGCCAGGAag GTGCAGGGGGTGGGTGCCCGCGGCTGGCGGACGCTGTCGTCCCTCTTCACCCGTGAGGACGAGCATCAGCTGCTCAGCCCGGAGCCCTGCGCAGACCA CCCGCTGGCCGCCTCCCCTTCCGAGCCGCCCCCCTCCGAGAAGGCTCCTGGCTTTTGGGATCTCTTTGCTACCAAGTGGCAGCAGGCATCGGGGCCAGACAAGAGGGTGACGCCCCCGGAGCCGAGTGAGAGCCCGGGGGAGCCACCGGGTGACGACGACAGTGACCTGCGGGAGCCAGAGGAAGGAGCCTTCCACTGGGGCTTCCTGGCTGGTAAACTGGCCGAAATACGGAATAAAAGCGCCCCCAAGGGCAactag
- the ZNF593 gene encoding zinc finger protein 593 → MSPRNGRRTGAHRAHSLARQLKTKRRRRDLDEIHVDMQPEKAARLLHQEPDPDLPGCAQFYCLHCARYFVDLNSMKEHFRSKVHKKRLKQLREAPYTQEEAERAAGMGSYLPPKKVEVQTQPLEEVTEMEASS, encoded by the exons ATGTCGCCGCGCAACGGCCGCCGCACCGGTGCCCACCGGGCCCATTCGCTGGCCCGGCAGTTAAAAACCAAGCGACGCCGCCGAGACCTGGATGAGATCCACGTGGATATGCAGCCCGAAAAGGCCGCTCGGCTGCTGCACCAGGAGCCCGACCCTGACTTGCCAGGCTGCGCCCAGTTCTACTGCCTGCACTGCGC GCGCTACTTTGTGGATCTGAACAGCATGAAGGAGCACTTCAGGTCCAAGGTGCACAAGAAGAG GCTGAAGCAGCTGCGGGAGGCTCCCTACAcgcaggaggaagcagagcgTGCTGCCGGCATGGGCTCCTACCTCCCCCCAAAGAAGGTGGAGGTGCAGACCCAGCCACTTGAAGAAGTCACTGAGATGGAGGCATCAAGCTGA